A window from Malassezia japonica chromosome 1, complete sequence encodes these proteins:
- a CDS encoding tRNA-5-taurinomethyluridine 2-sulfurtransferase (COG:J; EggNog:ENOG503NZZR), with the protein MSGGVDSSVVAALLSEMDVDLRAVYMRNWSTMDEQGAMQAGSGGAMGCEWQREWDDVQRVCRHLGGIPVELVDLSREYWVDVFEPAIGQWSDGTTPNPDVTCNRAIKFGALMEKVLAPSHATPACLATGHYARIAYRMQNGAPTPYIQRAIDPSKDQSYYLSSVPSERLRSAFFPLGSMHKADVRATARRLALPTAENPESMGLCFVGERGAGAHAFARFLDNYLESTPGHLLAPDGGVLGQHQGLHSLTIGQRARIGGRPEQIP; encoded by the exons ATGTCTGGGGGCGTCGACTCGtcggtcgtcgcggcgctgctgagcGAGATGGATGTCGACTTGCGAGCGGTATATATGCGAAATTGGTCCACGATGGACGAGCAGGGAGCGATGCAggccggcagcggcggcgcgatggGGTGCGAGTGGCAGCGGGAGTGGGAtgacgtgcagcgcgtgtGCCGCCACCTAGGCGGCATCCCGGtagagctcgtcgacctctCGCGCGAGTACTGGGTGGACGTCTTTGAGCCTGCGATTGGGCAGTGGTCGGacggcacgacgccgaaTCCGGACGTGACGTGCAATCG cgccatCAAGTTTGGCGCACTGATGGAAAAGGTGCTAGCTCCGAGCCACGCCACACCCGCATGTCTCGCGACAGGGCACTATGCGCGTATCGCCTACCGCATGCAGAacggcgcaccgacgccaTATATCCAGCGTGCGATCGATCCGTCCAAGGACCAGTCGTACTACCTGTCGTCGGTGCCGTCGGAGCGGCTGCGCAGTGCGTTCTTTCCGCTGGGATCGATGCACAAGGCGGACGTACGTGCGACTGCACGCCGCCTTGCTTTGCCTACTGCCGAGAACCCGGAGAGCATGGGGCTGTGCTTTGTCGGGGAGCGGGGTGCAGGTGCGCATGCCTTTGCGCGGTTCCTCGACAATTATCTCGAGAGCACTCCGGGGCACCTCCttgcgccggacggcgGGGTGCTCGGCCAGCACCAGGGCCTGCACTCGCTCACGAtcgggcagcgcgcgcgcatcggcggACGCCCAGA GCAAATACCATGA
- the MIF2 gene encoding mitotic fidelity of chromosome transmission- protein (COG:S; EggNog:ENOG503NYKP) — MSVAPTRRFHEEGVGARTGLRIGDVPRDADGNYNVDAFLEAAKRGLMIESDEDESLASTSASRDPTPEPAPTDWDQRVSHISELAVSSLGNVDETSRVSALRRDDSMWESSVEVSADRTFNLTELAGDVQPSPPSMRRIERRERERRSTMLPMPSMDDVSWLRHSTRSPLDDSLRDTTLRESTRSNIFAEDSGRGPGRSFLGHDSVDASLAPASSPLGRPPSLDGRAPSVDRSRSATPLAPLMEADMGYPDTYSDAGESEGGYSELMPEPPKKRGRGRPRKSEALHAAVAAGYPLPRGKPGRPPGRQMPPQKIVEQIHDPPSWQIENPEGLRRGKRHRIAPLDWWRGERALYGRAEANNESVPKVPFGLVAPVLKEVIRVPRAPGEGTFSGMRRFKPKPTMYIPQQGSQRMYSATPEIPVDRDTDPYGVVYDAEMEQDVDMRITCTAESLRPQPAFNRQFLYEKVFTIGDYMAAGKLVIEQGGEKQPKSSKDNNYIFIVSEGAVEATVHRTKFVIAEGGMFCVPKENTYVIKNISDQDAHLYFAQARFVPPTLEPVTDGQPGLSQGSALRAMQAMQETEASREIEAPRETRPEPREPSPEAEAEEPSDEEADEGSASDDEYDFANDSRLSRR; from the exons ATGAGCGTTGCGCCCACGCGCCGGTTCCACGAAGAgggcgtcggtgcgcgcaCTGGGCTTCGCATAGGCGATGTTCCCCGTGATGCCGATGGAAACTATAATGTCGACGCcttcctcgaggcggcgaaGCGGGGCCTGATGATCGAAtccgacgaggacgagagcCTCGCCtccacgagcgcgtcccGCGATCCCACGcccgagcctgcgccgaccGACTGGGACCAGCGCGTGTCGCACATATCTGAGCTGGCCGTGAGCTCGCTTGGCAACGTCGACGAGACGTCACGCGTGtcagcgctgcgccgcgacgactcCATGTGGGAGTCGAGCGTCGAAGTGTCGGCGGACCGCACCTTTAATCTCACGGAGCTCGCGGGCGATGTGCagccctcgccgccgagtaTGCGGCGgatcgagcggcgcgagcgtgagcgCCGCAGTACCATGCTTCCCATGCCGTCGATGGACGACGTCTCGTGGCTCCGGCACTCGACGCGGAGCCCACTCGACGATtcgctgcgcgacacgacgctgcgcgaaTCCACACGCAGCAATATCTTTGCCGAGGACTCGGGGCGCGGTCCGGGACGCTCGTTCCTCGGACACGACTCGGTCGACGCGAGCCTTGCGCCGGCGTCCAGTCCGCTGggccggccgccgagcctcgacggccgcgccccgagcgtggaccgcagccgctcggcgacgccgctTGCGCCACTCATGGAAGCCGATATGGGCTATCCCGATACCTATTCGGACGCAGGCGAGTCAGAGGGCGGATACTCGGAGCTCATGCCGGAGCCGCCCAAGAAGCGCGGCCGTGGGCGGCCGCGCAAGTCggaggcgctgcatgccgcggtcgccgcgggCTATCCCCTGCCCCGCGGCAAGCccgggcggccgccggggcGCCAGATGCCGCCGCAAAAGATTGTCGAGCAGATCCACGACCCCCCGAGCTGGCAGATTGAAAACCCAGAAGGGCTGCGGCGTGGCAAGCGGCACCGTATCGCGCCCCTCGACTGGTGGCGTGGCGAGCGTGCCTTGTACGGCCGCGCGGAAGCGAACAACGAGTCGGTGCCCAAGGTGCCGTTTGgactcgtcgcgccggtcCTCAAAGAGGTCATCCGGgtgccgcgtgcgccgggcgaAGGCACTTTTTCCGGCATGCGGCGCTTCAAGCCGAAGCCGACCATGTACATTCCCCAGCAGGGATCGCAGCGCATGTACTccgcgacgcccgagaTCCCGGTGGACCGGGACACGGACCCGTACGGCGTGGTGTACGACGCAGAGATGGAGCAGGATGTGGACATGCGCATTACGTGCAccgccgagtcgctgcggccgcagcCGGCGTTTAACCGCCAGTTTTTGTACGAAAAGGTGTTTACGATTGGCGACTACATGGCTGCCGGCAAGCTCGTGATCGAGCAAGGGGGGGAGAAGCAGCCCAAGTCGAGCAAAGACAATAACTAT ATCTTTATCGTGTCCGaaggcgccgtcgaggcgacCGTGCACCGCACCAAGTTTGTCATTGCCGAGGGCGGCATGTTTTGCGTCCCAAAAG AAAATACCTATGTCATCAAAAACATCTCGGACCAGGACGCGCACCTGTACTTTGCCCAGGCGCGGTTTGTcccgccgacgctcgagccggtGACCGATGGGCAGCCCGGTCTTTCTCAgggcagcgcgctgcgtgcaaTGCAGGCGATGCAAGAGACAGaggcctcgcgcgagatcgaagcgccgcgcgagacACGCcccgagccgcgcgagccttcgcccgaggccgaggcggaagagccgagcgacgaagaggccgacgaggggtccgcctcggacgacgagtaCGACTTTGCGAACGATTCGCGCCTGTCACGGAGATAA